The Sulfurimonas sp. HSL3-2 genome segment GATAAAAGATATCTTTTTCTTGATAGCGGTATAAAGGCTTCTCCCGCCTGCAAGAAGGATGTGAGCACCTCTTTCATCTATCGCTTTTGCCTGCTCGCTTGCAGGTGCTTTCATAAGAAGACCGTTTTCTCCGAGATACTCTCTTGCCTTTGCGATATCGTCTTCTGTCGATTTACGGATAGAAGTAGCGACGACTTCTATACCCAGGTCTTGAAGTCCCGAAGCGATAGACCAAGCCTTGTTCCCTCCGGTGTTGAGAACCGCTTTTTTACCTGCAAAAAGCACCTTGTACTCTTTCAGTGCTTCTTCAAGTTTTGCCTCTTCCTCAGCTATGACAGCCTCGGCTTTTTTGATAAGTGCTTCGTCACCCAGAGCTTTTACTATCTCCATGATCGCAAAAGTCGTATCACGTTTTCCGTAAAACGAGACAGATATCCAAGGAATACCATAGTTTTCCTGCATCTTTCTACAAAGTGTTATAAGTGATTTTGCACACACGATGACATTGAGTTTTGCACGGTGGGCACATCTTATGTCGCCGACACGTCCGTCACCGCTCATCGAGCTTAGTACTCTGATCCCTATCTTTTCAAAGATAGGAAGATACTGCCACATATCGCCCGTTACGTTATAGTCACCTATGAGGTTTATGTCGTACGGAGTCGTTGTTTCAGGTTCTTTCGTGCCTATAAGGTTTTCTAAAACCGCTTCGCCGGCAAGACGGGAACCGAGGTTTTTCCCGCCGACAAATCCCGGTGCATGAACAGGCACGACTGGGACTCCGTGTTTTTCACTTGCGATGGAACATGTCATATCTATATCATCTCCCACAAGTGCGGTCACACAAGTAGAGTAGACGAAGATCGCTTCGGGTTTGTAGTTTTGCATGATGTAGTCTATAGAGTCAGCAAGACGTTTATCTCCGCCGAATATGACGTCATTTGTCGTGATACCGGTGGTAAAACCCATCACGGTATGGTCCCGCCCTTTATAAGAGGTAAGTGTCTCTCTTGTCTCCCAAGATGCACCCAGACAGGTCTGCGGTCCGTGAACTAAGTGGACGGCATCTGCGTAAGGAAAAAGTGAGATCTGCGCACCGTCGAATGCACATCCTCCCGCAGCAAGTCCCGGTTTAGGTTTATCACAACCTTCACCCTTTTTTTTATCTTTATTGTGCGAGCAGGCACTCTCGTTCATCAGCTCTTTTATCTTCGCACGGTTTACCATAAAATACTCCTTTGGAGTTAATCTACTTCTCTTTGTGCAACTTCTGTTCGAGATGAAGGTATTTAGTATGTAAAATGCATTAAAAGATTAAAAAGAGAATAATGATGAACGAAGATTTACATGTAAAGATACCGGTCATGGATGAGAAGCATGACGAGTTTTTAACACTCCTAAAAAATATTCAGTCTTGTGAAAAAAACGAATTTCTACCTCTTTTTAAAGAGATGATAGAACATACAAAAGAGCACTTTGCTTTTGAAGAGGAGTTGATGAACAAACATGAGTTTTATGCAAAACAGGAACATTTTGACGAACATAAGACTCTGCTTGGAGAGATGGAGTATTTTTATGAAAAAGCGCAGAAGCTGCCTATGTTTGGGAAGTCATATATAAACGACTACGCTTACGATAAGTTCAAACGCCATATCGTCAACATAGACTCTCAGCTTGCGATGTTTTTAAAAGAGAAAAATATCTTTATAAAATAGATTCATATATTTTCCTTCAAACACTTTAAGTCCGCTCTTGATATACTTTTCAGACAGATGATGAAAGGTTAAACAATGAACGATTTTACATATTACAATCCCACAAAAATAGAATTTGGTAAAGATAAAGAGAATAAGATAGGCGAGTATATAAAAGATTCCGGTGTACAAAGCGTACTGCTGGTCTACGGGACAGGCAGCATAAAACAGAGCGGTCTGTACGAAAAGGTTATAGCCTCATTAAACAAAAACGGTATCAAATTCCAAGAGCTTGCAGGCGTTGTCAGCAACCCTCTTTTAAGTAAGGTCAATGAAGGGATCGAACTTGTCGATGAGTATAAGCTTGACGCCGTCTTAGGCGTCGGCGGCGGTTCTGTCGTAGACAGTGCAAAAGCGATAGCCGCCGGTGCAAAATATAACGGCGATGTCTGGGACTTTTACGTCGGCAAAGTGCAGATATCTGAAGCACTGCCCGTATTTACAGTAATGACACTCTCTGCAGCGGCAAGCGAGATGAACGGTAACTCCGTAGTGACAAATGATGAGACGAGACAAAAATATTCTGTCGGTTCAGTATTGCTAAACCCTGTAGTCTCGGTCATCAATCCTGAACTTATGGCGACTGTGAGTCAAGAGTATCTTGCATACTCCGCGGTGGATGTCATAGCCCACAGTATTGAGGTCTATTTTACGGCGACAGACCATCCGAAGTTCAATTCAAGAATCGTAGAGTCGATCATTAAAAGCATTATGGAGACAACAGAAGCTCTTATAAAAGATCCAAACGATTACGATGCACGCGGTGAGTTTGCATGGGTGGCGATCCAAGCACTAAACGGACTTACTCCATCGGGAACAGGCGGCGGAAACTTTCCAAACCATATGATAGAGCACTCTCTTTCTGCTTTATACAATGTAGCACACGGAGCAGGACTTGCTGTTGTCATACCTGCATGGATGAAATGGTACAAAGAACAAAACCTGCCGCAGTTTACAAGATTTGCAAAAGAAATATTTGATGTAGACAATGCAGATGAAGGGATCAAAAGACTTGAAAGCTGGTTCTCTAAAATAGGTGCTCCCGTGACTTTAAACGAGGCAGGGATTCCAAATGATGCGATTGAGGAACTCTCAGAAAATGCAAGCGGACTGGCTAAAGTCTGGGGCATGGGCGAAAGCTATTCAAAAGAGGTCATCAAAGAGATCCTGCAAAAAGCACAATAGATCTTTTCAACCCTGCTTACATGTAAGCATCATGACGATGCTTACCTCCATTTACCCTAGTTCAAAAATTGCATCTCCACTTTTATAAACTATATAAAAGGAATCTCTTTGACTACAAAAGACAGGTATATCACTTTTGAAAACATCGACTGCTATAACGATGCAAAAGCAGTTTTGGATGCTATGTACGAGCTTTTTTCTATCAAACCGGAATCAAAAAACGAGTTTTGGGAACGTTTTGAGACGAAGCTGCCTGATGACTATGCGACCACACCCGTCGATGATCTAGGACGTGATACACTCTATCAGGTATGTTCAAATGTCTTTTATATAGAAGAGCTTTTTGAAACCTATGAGTTTGAAAAAGGGTTGGAGTCTCTAAAGACAACAGAATTCGACTGCTGTTAATAGAGTTAAAACAGACGCATTATATTTAACTAATCAGGTTCGCATCAGAACTTTTTTACTTTGTATAGATGTAAAAAAGGAAGAGCTATGCCTAATTACCATTTAGAGCGTCTCAGTCGTGAGAACTATATCAGTTCACTTGAAACGATCGAAGATCCAAGAACATTGAGGTTTGCAAATATGTCGCTTACCTGGTGGGATAAACAGTTTGGCTGGTATACACAAGGATGTATCGCATTGACTGATGAAGAAAACACCCATCTAAGTTATATCTTTTTTAAGATCGACCGGTATAAAGAGTATATAACCGTGCACAATATCTTCACTCAGTATTCAATGCGGAGAAACGGGTATGCGCATGAACTTTTAAAGATGGTCTTTGATTTTGCGATAACTGAGAATGTGAAGCGTTTTAAACTCACTTCTATTTCAAACTCTCTCGATTTTTATCTCTCTATGGGATTTACATATTGGGGAGTAAACAGTGTGGGCGATTACTATTGTGACCTTCCGATGCCTTTAAACGGGCTTGACGGAGTCGAATCGATGACCGAGAGTTCAGATACGGCTACACTTATCGGCAAAAAATTCGAAACAATTCATGCCAAAGTCGTAGACAATGAGACAAATCTCAGTGATTCTAAGACAGTAACCTACAAAAATGACGTAGAAAAAATGGGGGAAAGTTATATGTTAAACGAATTGATGGATATAAAGAACTAATAAAAAGATGAAAAAAAAACTTTTTTGTTATCAGTGCGATAAAGAGTATGAGGTCAAGATCGATGAGATCACTTATATGCTGGATCATAAAAAAGACTCTATCACTTTTGCAGAGGATATATACTATTTTGATAAAGGCTGTTTTTTTAAGACATTAAACCTATTAAAAAGAGAAGAGAATACCAAGGAGATATAATATGAATGAAACGACATTGGCATGGATGAAAGAAAACAGCTACGATATAAATAACCTAAACCTTCAAGGAAATTACGGCAACACAGCTTTGATGAAAGCTTCACGTGAAGGAAATTTTGAGATAAGTTCAGAGTTGCTAAAAGCCGGAGCCGATATTGGTATAAAAAACGTTGACGGCAACACGGCACTCTGGCTTTCCTGTTTTGGAGAGAATCCAGAAGTCGTAAAACTGCTTATAGATGCGGGCATAGAGATAGATACTTTAAACGTAAACGGGGTGACACCTCTCATGTATGCGGCTTCAAGCGGTAAAGAGAGTATGGTCAAGATGCTTCTTGACGCAGGTGCAGATGTAAAGATAAAAAATCCAGATGATTTCACGGCACTTGATCTTGCCGTGACACCGAAGATCCTAAAGATGCTGCGTGGCAAGTAAGACTACTCTATTATACGCTCCGCTACCTCTTTGAACTTCTCTTTTATCTCAATAAAGATATCTACAAGCACGGGATCAAAATGCGTCCCTCTTCCTTCGATTATGATCTGCTCAGCCTCTTCATAAGTAAATCCCTCTTTGTAACACCGTCTGCTTATAAGCGCATCATATACATCAGAGATCGCCATCAAACGTGCTTCAAGAGGGATCTCCTCTTTCTTTAAACCGACAGGATAACCGCTTCCGTTCCACTTTTCATGATGATAGTATGCGATGTTGTATGCGATCTGTAAGAACTCGTTTTCTTCATTGCCCTCTATAGCATGTTCAATGATATTTTTTCCGAGTGTCGTATGAGTCTTCATGATCTCAAACTCCTCTTCTGTCAATTTCCCCGGTTTTTGCAGTATCTTATCAGGGATCCCTACTTTACCGATATCATGCAAAGGTGCAGCCCTGAATATAAGATCTCTATAGTTCTTCGTCAGCCTGTCTTTACACATCTTGTTTGTATGCATATGATCTACTAAAAGTGCAACGTAGTTCTTTGTCCTTACAATATGCGCACCCGTATCTGTATCTCTTGTCTCAGCAACCAGTGCCATACTGTCTAAAGTCGCAGAATGTGCTTTGACAAGATCCTGTATAAACTTTTGTCTGTCCTTATAGTCGATAATGATAACGATAAGGTTTATGATAAAGAAGTAGATAATAAATGGGATCAGAAAATATCCCGATGAGATGTAGATATTACGGTCTAAGTAGTAAACTCCCAGAAAACATTCGATCAATATAGCCGATGTAAAGAGAATAAAAAGTTTTAAATAATCCCTTTTAATTAACAGATACACCAACAGAAGCGACAAAAACATCGAAATAAAGAAGCTGACTTTTTTAAGGTTTTCAGGCTGATACTTTAGATTATCATTCATAATATTGTCGATCAATGCCGCATGAACAAATACACCCGGGATCGTCTTTGAAGGAGAGATCATATATCTGTCATGCAGACCGACTGCAGATGTACCTATAAGGACAAACTTCCCTCTTAATTTTGTCAGATCGGTATTGCCGGTAAGGACATCCACTGCTGAAAGTACCTGATAATCTTTTGTGTTATGAAAATCAAGCAGGACCTCAGCATTTTCTCCCGTATGAAAACTTTGCCCCAGCACAGATATCTTGTCATCAGCGACATTCAACTTGTCAACGCTTGAAAGAGTCGCAAGTCCCAGAGACGGTATGACTTTATCATGATATTTAATAAACAGCGATGTTCTTCTAAACAGACCGTCGGCATCTCTTTGAGAGTTTATAAAACCTATACCCGAAGCCTCTTTCTGGAGCTCTTGTATATTACACAACATATAGCTTGCTTCATGATACTTTTGTGAATCTGACGAAGAAAGTATGTTGTTTTCAGGGATGAAGCAGTGTCCGTTTGGATGTATCTTATTACTCAGATAAACCGCGAGAACAGTTCTTGTCTCTTTTAATATTTGAGCAAAAAGTTTGTCATTATCCATAAGTTCATTTGGAAGCCCGTCTATTTTGATCTTTGTCGAAAAATATCTGTCATAAAACGATAACATCTCTTTTGGAGAGGTCTTATCATACTCAGGAAATATAATATCAAAACCTATGCTGGCCGGCTTCTGATCACCTATCGACTTGACAAGATTTGCCAGAACTACGCGTGACCACGGCCACTGTCCTAAAGCAGCCAAACTCTTCTCATCGATATCGATGATCACAACAGGAGCCTTAGTCTCTTTCTTATATAGATCAGCGACTTTGTATGTATAGTCATATACCTTAAGATCGTAATATTCTATAACACCGCTGTAAAATACCGCTGCATATATGACAAAAGTAAAGAGAAAACCTAAAAGAAGCGTCGACTTTTTCATCTAGTCATCTTATCAGCAGTTCGACTCTGCGGTTTTTCTCTTCCGAGACATCATCGGCAGTCGGTACCAACAGGTTTGACTCACCGTAAGACTCCACTTTTAACTTAAGAGTATCTACGCATTCCGACTGAATCCACTCTTTGACACTGTTGGCTCTCTCTAACGACAACTCGACATTATGCTCTTGTGAACCCTTCGTATCGGTATGACCGATAATATTTACCTCACAAGGCATCCGGTCTTTAATATCTTTGAGTATCTGCGGCAGTTTCGCTTTAGACTCATCTGTCAACTCATTGGAATTGCTTTTAAAATATAACAGGACACTTATAGGTTTTAAAGGCGTACTTGCGATCGCACTTTTGAACTTAGTGTTCATCTCCTCTTGTGTCATGACTTTTACGCTGCTCGGGGGGCTCTCTTGTGATGTAAGGCTTACATATGTGCCAGGTTTATCAAGAACGACTGAACCTTTTTTTGTCTTTACGACGATAGCATTTTCTGTTTTTCCATTATCTGCAAGTACAACTGTAGTCGTTTGATTGCTTAGTATTCCGGCAATTAATATACCAAGCCAAGCTATTACTACTAATGGTTCCATCACTTGACCTCCACATAAAACTTCGTACCTCGTATCCCGATTGTTCCTTCGGGGACTTTAAATTTGACGGATTCTGGAGAAAGTTCACTGATCTTACCGGATTCAAAGGATGCTATCCCTTTGTGCAGATCTATATCGAACTTGAAATCTTTATCAACAGGTTTAAAAAGGTATTGGTCTATTGAAAGAATACTTTTTTCGCCTAATGACACAATAGTTCCGTCATGAAATATGATCCCTATACTACTATGTAGTTGTGTAATAAGAGTATCACCTTCATGAAGCTGATCACCGACTTTTAGTTTGACCATTTCACTCTTTCTTTTAGCGAAGACTTCACCGTCTAACTTTTTGACAATAGCGATATCCGCTGAAAATAAGTAGG includes the following:
- the cowN gene encoding N(2)-fixation sustaining protein CowN produces the protein MTTKDRYITFENIDCYNDAKAVLDAMYELFSIKPESKNEFWERFETKLPDDYATTPVDDLGRDTLYQVCSNVFYIEELFETYEFEKGLESLKTTEFDCC
- a CDS encoding CHASE2 domain-containing protein, with the translated sequence MKKSTLLLGFLFTFVIYAAVFYSGVIEYYDLKVYDYTYKVADLYKKETKAPVVIIDIDEKSLAALGQWPWSRVVLANLVKSIGDQKPASIGFDIIFPEYDKTSPKEMLSFYDRYFSTKIKIDGLPNELMDNDKLFAQILKETRTVLAVYLSNKIHPNGHCFIPENNILSSSDSQKYHEASYMLCNIQELQKEASGIGFINSQRDADGLFRRTSLFIKYHDKVIPSLGLATLSSVDKLNVADDKISVLGQSFHTGENAEVLLDFHNTKDYQVLSAVDVLTGNTDLTKLRGKFVLIGTSAVGLHDRYMISPSKTIPGVFVHAALIDNIMNDNLKYQPENLKKVSFFISMFLSLLLVYLLIKRDYLKLFILFTSAILIECFLGVYYLDRNIYISSGYFLIPFIIYFFIINLIVIIIDYKDRQKFIQDLVKAHSATLDSMALVAETRDTDTGAHIVRTKNYVALLVDHMHTNKMCKDRLTKNYRDLIFRAAPLHDIGKVGIPDKILQKPGKLTEEEFEIMKTHTTLGKNIIEHAIEGNEENEFLQIAYNIAYYHHEKWNGSGYPVGLKKEEIPLEARLMAISDVYDALISRRCYKEGFTYEEAEQIIIEGRGTHFDPVLVDIFIEIKEKFKEVAERIIE
- a CDS encoding GNAT family N-acetyltransferase codes for the protein MPNYHLERLSRENYISSLETIEDPRTLRFANMSLTWWDKQFGWYTQGCIALTDEENTHLSYIFFKIDRYKEYITVHNIFTQYSMRRNGYAHELLKMVFDFAITENVKRFKLTSISNSLDFYLSMGFTYWGVNSVGDYYCDLPMPLNGLDGVESMTESSDTATLIGKKFETIHAKVVDNETNLSDSKTVTYKNDVEKMGESYMLNELMDIKN
- a CDS encoding FecR family protein codes for the protein MLRIPLLMLLFISYLFSADIAIVKKLDGEVFAKRKSEMVKLKVGDQLHEGDTLITQLHSSIGIIFHDGTIVSLGEKSILSIDQYLFKPVDKDFKFDIDLHKGIASFESGKISELSPESVKFKVPEGTIGIRGTKFYVEVK
- a CDS encoding hemerythrin family protein, coding for MMNEDLHVKIPVMDEKHDEFLTLLKNIQSCEKNEFLPLFKEMIEHTKEHFAFEEELMNKHEFYAKQEHFDEHKTLLGEMEYFYEKAQKLPMFGKSYINDYAYDKFKRHIVNIDSQLAMFLKEKNIFIK
- the nifE gene encoding nitrogenase iron-molybdenum cofactor biosynthesis protein NifE — protein: MVNRAKIKELMNESACSHNKDKKKGEGCDKPKPGLAAGGCAFDGAQISLFPYADAVHLVHGPQTCLGASWETRETLTSYKGRDHTVMGFTTGITTNDVIFGGDKRLADSIDYIMQNYKPEAIFVYSTCVTALVGDDIDMTCSIASEKHGVPVVPVHAPGFVGGKNLGSRLAGEAVLENLIGTKEPETTTPYDINLIGDYNVTGDMWQYLPIFEKIGIRVLSSMSGDGRVGDIRCAHRAKLNVIVCAKSLITLCRKMQENYGIPWISVSFYGKRDTTFAIMEIVKALGDEALIKKAEAVIAEEEAKLEEALKEYKVLFAGKKAVLNTGGNKAWSIASGLQDLGIEVVATSIRKSTEDDIAKAREYLGENGLLMKAPASEQAKAIDERGAHILLAGGRSLYTAIKKKISFIDVNQEKKVSYGGYNGLLNLAEDLKHAFANPVFANVSKKAPWEAE
- a CDS encoding iron-containing alcohol dehydrogenase, yielding MNDFTYYNPTKIEFGKDKENKIGEYIKDSGVQSVLLVYGTGSIKQSGLYEKVIASLNKNGIKFQELAGVVSNPLLSKVNEGIELVDEYKLDAVLGVGGGSVVDSAKAIAAGAKYNGDVWDFYVGKVQISEALPVFTVMTLSAAASEMNGNSVVTNDETRQKYSVGSVLLNPVVSVINPELMATVSQEYLAYSAVDVIAHSIEVYFTATDHPKFNSRIVESIIKSIMETTEALIKDPNDYDARGEFAWVAIQALNGLTPSGTGGGNFPNHMIEHSLSALYNVAHGAGLAVVIPAWMKWYKEQNLPQFTRFAKEIFDVDNADEGIKRLESWFSKIGAPVTLNEAGIPNDAIEELSENASGLAKVWGMGESYSKEVIKEILQKAQ
- a CDS encoding ankyrin repeat domain-containing protein — its product is MNETTLAWMKENSYDINNLNLQGNYGNTALMKASREGNFEISSELLKAGADIGIKNVDGNTALWLSCFGENPEVVKLLIDAGIEIDTLNVNGVTPLMYAASSGKESMVKMLLDAGADVKIKNPDDFTALDLAVTPKILKMLRGK
- a CDS encoding OmpA family protein encodes the protein MEPLVVIAWLGILIAGILSNQTTTVVLADNGKTENAIVVKTKKGSVVLDKPGTYVSLTSQESPPSSVKVMTQEEMNTKFKSAIASTPLKPISVLLYFKSNSNELTDESKAKLPQILKDIKDRMPCEVNIIGHTDTKGSQEHNVELSLERANSVKEWIQSECVDTLKLKVESYGESNLLVPTADDVSEEKNRRVELLIR